In the genome of [Mycoplasma] phocae, one region contains:
- a CDS encoding thymidine phosphorylase gives MRFIDIITKKSEKKELTKEEIKFFIDGYVKEFIPDYQVSALLMAIRLNGLTDTETAYLTDAMMHSGEVLDWKFLNKTIVDKHSTGGVGDKVSIALCPILASLGLTVAKMSGRGLGHTGGTLDKLESIEGYNILLSDQEFKDVVKEHNIAVIGQNTNLVPADKKIYALRDVTATVQSIPLIASSIMSKKLATGSNCILLDVKCGDGAFMKNIDEAKRLGKLMIEIGKKLGREIAVEITNMDQPLGRAIGNKIEILEAIDTLKGKGPKDFTEIIYSSGSTLLMLAKVAKDEKTARSMIDEAIISGKAYEKFREWIKAQGGKVELLDNPNWFNPKHKYEIKSNSEGYLKINSAIAFGLVAMKLGAGRSKKEDSIDFEAGIYLNKSSNDYVKVNDTLFTLYSSKEIDTNLEKEILDAIEFSNNKHEIQEVFAKLY, from the coding sequence ATGCGTTTTATTGACATTATTACAAAGAAATCAGAAAAAAAAGAACTAACTAAAGAGGAAATAAAATTTTTTATTGATGGTTATGTTAAGGAATTTATTCCTGATTATCAAGTCTCAGCTTTACTAATGGCTATTAGATTAAATGGTCTTACAGATACTGAAACTGCTTATTTAACCGATGCTATGATGCATTCAGGTGAAGTTTTGGATTGAAAATTTTTAAATAAGACTATTGTTGATAAACATTCAACTGGAGGAGTTGGAGATAAAGTAAGTATAGCTTTATGTCCAATTCTAGCTTCACTTGGTTTAACCGTAGCTAAAATGTCTGGAAGAGGATTGGGTCACACCGGTGGAACACTTGACAAGTTAGAATCAATTGAAGGATATAATATCTTACTTTCAGATCAAGAATTTAAAGATGTTGTGAAAGAACACAATATTGCTGTAATTGGACAAAATACAAATTTAGTTCCTGCTGATAAAAAAATCTATGCTCTTCGTGATGTTACAGCAACAGTTCAATCAATTCCATTAATTGCCTCATCTATTATGTCAAAAAAATTAGCAACTGGCTCTAACTGTATTTTGCTTGATGTTAAATGTGGCGATGGCGCATTTATGAAGAACATTGACGAAGCCAAAAGATTAGGTAAATTAATGATTGAAATTGGTAAAAAACTAGGAAGAGAAATTGCAGTTGAAATTACCAATATGGATCAACCACTTGGTAGAGCAATTGGTAACAAAATTGAAATTCTAGAAGCAATTGATACACTAAAAGGTAAAGGTCCTAAAGATTTTACAGAAATTATTTATTCATCAGGTTCAACACTTTTAATGTTAGCTAAAGTTGCTAAAGATGAAAAAACAGCTCGTAGTATGATTGATGAAGCTATTATTAGTGGAAAAGCATATGAAAAATTTAGGGAATGAATCAAGGCTCAAGGCGGAAAAGTTGAATTATTAGATAATCCTAATTGATTTAATCCAAAGCATAAGTATGAAATTAAGTCAAATAGCGAAGGTTATTTAAAAATTAATTCGGCAATCGCTTTTGGACTTGTTGCAATGAAATTAGGTGCCGGAAGATCTAAAAAAGAAGATAGCATTGATTTTGAAGCGGGAATTTATTTAAATAAATCTTCAAATGATTATGTAAAGGTTAACGATACATTATTTACCCTATATTCTTCAAAAGAAATTGACACTAATTTAGAAAAAGAAATTTTAGATGCTATAGAATTTAGTAATAACAAGCATGAAATTCAAGAAGTTTTCGCGAAATTATACTAA